In Bactrocera neohumeralis isolate Rockhampton chromosome 5, APGP_CSIRO_Bneo_wtdbg2-racon-allhic-juicebox.fasta_v2, whole genome shotgun sequence, the genomic window cggaccactataacatatagctgccatacaaactgatcgatcggaatcaagttcttgtatggaaaacttttgcatttgacaagatctattaacgaaatttggtatgtatttttttctaaagcaaaaatgtaatctccgaagatattgttcagatcggctcactatagcatatagctgccatacaaaccgaacgatcggaatcaagggcttgtatggaaaactttcgcatttggcgtggtatcttcacgaaatttggcatgaattactgcttaaggtaacaatataatctccacaaaaactgttcacatcggattactatagcatatagcttccatacacctggacacatagttactaaatgaaatacacctatgaagggtatattagcttcggtgcagctgaagttaacttttttcttgttttgtgttCTAAATATTAATACTCATGGACAACTTTTACTTTCTCTTTTCTCTCCCCAGTGCttgttttcatttcttcaatTTCTTGGCCTCAACATTGGTGAACCATTATTTGGCTACGAAAATGTCCACATTAAAGTGCATGTACCAGAAGAAATATCACATAGTATTCACGAAACAGTAATTTATGAGCCCGCTAATAAAATTActaatcatcatcatcaacaacaacaccgcAAATATCCACGGAAATCAGCACAAACACAAATACGACATAATCAATATGATAATTTACTGGAGGATATCTTATTAGCGGACTTTAAAACTCCAACAGATAATACACATTTTGAATATGTGAAACCTGATGATGATATAAATGAGCATTTAAGCCAACACACAGAAAGTTATAGTAATGACTATGATAAGGCGGCATATAAGAGAccagtaaaatatataaacaccTATAAAGTGATCGAATACAAGGAaccaattaaaagcaaaaatgtataCCCACCACAACATCAACACAAACGCCAACATAAAACGAAAACACATAATGAGCTATATAAAATTGCTGAGTCGAAATATCTACCACCAACTGCAGGCGAAGAGGAGCTACGCAACACAGTCGATAGCATAGAGCTTTACCATTACCCAGTCAAAACGCAAACAAAGTCTACAAAACCGCTCACTCACACGAAATTGATTAAATATCAAGAAAAGGTGAACGATTACCATAGCTTTCAGTCCGCCCACAATATAGAACCGCCTTATTACTCGCATAACGCTGATCCAAGTCCACTTGCTGGTTTTAAGCTGAACACGAATATTTATTTGCCACCATACGATACACCGGCACTGTCAGCGGATCATACAGACACAGCCGCAGATGATTTGTTAAGACCCAAAGAAACTCTCACTTTGCCCATTAAAGAGGCAGCAGACTTTCATGGCCCATTTCAGACTCAAGCCTTTAATAACGGAGATTTTAAGCCCTTCATTGGCGACATGTACCTACCTGTTGGGGAAGAAAGCCCCATTACACATGGAGCAGCTGAGACTTACACGGGCATCGATAGCTATTCTGCAAGTCATGTGCAAGGCCTAGATTATCTCAGCAATTCACCCTATCGACGCTGGAGTTCgtttatttaattagttttaattataaCTGTGTAAATGTACTTTTATATATAGACCACACTAACTTAAGTGTGAATAAGTGTTAAAtgtatgttaatttatttatagaggtatgtatgtatctttcaGGCATACGtaaattgatttgaaattatttataatatgtagtatatgtgtaAGCTATGTACATATCTAGAAAGAGTCTTAAGTTGATTAGCTAAATAAGCGTATAAAATCGATACgcataataaaaatagtaaaaaatagtaTAACGACAACAATAAAAGCCGATAATATGTAATGTCTGTTGTATTTGGCCGCCGGCTTCGCTTGTTAACACTTAAAGGGTTTCTTTGTACTGTGGATTTCAATTACCACTTTAGTAGTTATCGATTGAATAAGCAGTGCCCAAAGAGATTCACTTAAAAAAGTGACCTATTAAAGGATTCTAATTAGAAAAGTTGTCTTCCAATGTTGAGTTTAGAGAAATTTCAGACCTAcattttttaaggggttacatgggtttacgggtttcaaaaaatcgatttttttattgtcttcttaaattctacaacacctctagaatattttcataaattttcaagttgatccgagtaatagtttcggagatacagctttaagaacttgtgcgctcgaggctagctaggctaagtgcgccgtctttaaacacgtttttctcgaaactatgtttttgaactcggttggcaagatttctcgagaactacttaaccgatcttcttgaaattttacacaagtctttgagatGCAATTCCTTATAACTTGGACAAAGGgttttatttttcgattacaactatttgaaaaaaattacgcgaaattttcactgaaaatttcatgttttttttttgtaaaaatgtctgccaaaaatccaattttcagtttcagttttttttaagattttaactaaaaacgcatatttttcactttagatgatcctgtaaggagttatcctgccaacacgggcgtatcttttttccgaggggtcaccggaaatgaccGATCCAAGactttcagaatttctttgttaaaaatgtatgtttgtaacaataaaaaatgctaaaaaaatatttagttttttatatgagaaaaaagtttttaaaaaaataatgtttttttgccCTAGGAAACCCATGTATCCCCTTAAGACCAAATACCccaaactgtattttgttttttgaaaaatatgtaaagcttgCCTAGAATGTTCAAGTGAACATTCGGTCGTCATGTACATATAATTTGTTGTTCGGTGCTCTTAGCCCGGGTATAGAAATTAATTTGCTATGAGAaagatttatttgaaaaatacgcAACAGTAACCGTTACTCTGCATCCTCTTGAGAGAGCTTTTAACTCTTTCTCTGCATATTATCTTGAGAGCACTCACTTTGTATCAATACTTTCGACGTCACTCAAGAATTTCATGGGATCTTCCTCGACTTTACCTATCTCCGGTGATAAGTGATCAATAGCATCAGATTTTGAGGTGGTAATTTTCCATTTCAGTCCGTAATTGATCATCCGACACATTCGCCACTTTCGCCAGATTCTGCCCTGGAGTTCTCGAAAGCTTTAATAAATTTCTCTTTCTTGGTTGGAAAAATTTGGATTACTGCCACAAAAGGAAACGACTTTTTGGAGTGTCATATCCTTTGTCTGGGACCTTTTGGTTGACGACTTAGCGTCTACAGCTGACCTCTGTCTTTTAGCTACCACTGCTGGCGGTTCAAGCATGAAATTGGGTAGAATTTTTGAGGAGGTAGCAGCTCGGTGCTTGCCCGCATACCTTACTTTATTTGGGTCATAGACCTTAAAAATATGTCATTCTCTGGCAAATGACTACTAGCAACTTCACTTTTGGCATCTTCTATTCCTCCCTGCTTTGTAGCCATACTTTGGTTACAAGGCTTCGTTCCGGTTGTGCTGTTTTATTCCTGGAGCTTCACTTAGCTGCAGCTCCAGTACTAGTTGAGCACCCTTGAGTTTATTAGAAAACGAGTCCACTGGACATAATCCCCGCTAGGCAAGTAAGACGAAAGTAAacttttgatttctttttcttgtgaaaatctttcattttatttatttatttattttattttgtttaatccGCCTCCAAAAGAaatttttcgattaaattttctttgcagaacaattaaaatattcattctTCTTAAACTTATTAATACCTAGTAATAAGAATCGAAGTGAATCCAAGTTATACACGCTTTTGTATGTACGTAGTCAACATTCAGCGGCTTAGAAGCTTTTGAACTTGGGCATaaattgtataaagaagatCATGTAAGTGGCTATTGAGCCAAGGAtctgaaaaaggaaaaaaaaacattttttttgctttctaatTTGTTTGTTACACAAAAGAATTTTTGTATCTCGACTTACATCTCTTGCCATATCGCAATTCAGCACGAAGAAGCCAAAGCCGTCGATGATGATCCGCTGGTGTAGCATTTGCAAAGCGAAGCTTTGTAGCTAAAAAATCAAATAGTGAAGTCTCATTACTAATTTTGTTGTGATTGTACATAGATTAGCCCGCGGCGTCATAGATAGACACGAATGTgccatacatagatatatacatatgtatatgtctataACTTAAACTTACCCGTGTTGAAATGTTGAAATCTTCAATGTCATGTCGTATTTTGTGTATATTGTGTGCCAGGAAATTTGTCTGTGCCAAAGAGAAGAGTATTAAAGTTAAAGCGCTTCATTGGTGTACTTAATATAGCAATTTTTCATTATTCATGCATGTTCATATGTAACCGAACTATTGACAAATTAACCACCTACCGAACGCATACAATTTCGTGACGTTATCAACAGCAAAGAGATGGACACGGCAGATGGAATAATTAGAAGGTACTctgaaatgaaagaaataaaaaaataattttttggttaataaaatttgcataatgTCTCTTTGACAGGTTTGAAAATAGGTAAAATGGGGAGATCGAATCCCAACCACATCCACTTCCTATAGAACAATATTTTGTCCAATGTCGATCCTTATCCTTCCTATTGCTATACGTGGTCAGAATCGAGTTTACAATAGTGCAtcaatcgttcttccttttcgctatatggcaccaattggatattccaagtgcagccagatccttctccacctagttttttcaacggagtggaggtcgtccttttcctctgcttcccccgaggagtgaggtctctcatccgaagctGTTTTCTTGTTtccattggtagtgtttttaaTGTGGCGGTGCCTTAAAAcaacgcacaaccctggggagggaatgtttcgccttctcactttagcttgccttcaagCAGATGTTTTATGGCTTCCCttagtctaagaccggaagtcgtgagctgcttaaaccatatgtaaaagagCCGTTTCTGGACACTCCCAAGTgaagagaactttcctcacttgcgtgaacttctatacatggctccatctttccaaaaaaaaaaaaaaattatcacagttctaaatatttacaaaaaagtttCATCCAATcatataaaaatgcatttattccAAAGTCAGACTTACCAGTAATGTTTTCTCCGTTGTAAACCATCCAATAAGACCAATAGCATTCGGATAAGATCATAACATAATCCTTAATATAGTTACATGTCATCGATCTACCCACAGCTTTTTTCAAGAGTGTAGACATTTCGTAAATATCCTGATAGCATTCCATGAAGGCCTGCAGCTCAGCGCATATTTTCCGTACGAATTGGTCGCGCTTTTGAAATTTAACGCGGACGTTGTGTTCGCTAAATAAGACCAAACGTTCAACATTCCTATTCAAGTGTTCCACCTCGATGCGCAATATTTCCATAAAGAACGTGATTTGCACGGTACGAAGATTACAAATCAGTCCACTCGGTATGAAGGGTATGAAAAATGTTACCCACATACGATTTCTACCTATCTCTTGTATGTAAGTCACGTCAACTATAATCACAGTCAGAATGAAAATGCTACTTCGACAAAAGAAAATACGGTAAAGAACGAATTCGGCACGGCCGCCAGCAGAACCATGCCATTTGTAATGGAGTTGTGTGTAGACCAAGAGGAACTGTTGCATTTGACGGCGACACAATATCGTTTCGGTGAGTATTACGAAATGTGATATAATTATGCCAATAAATTTGagcaaatcattaaattttccgAAACTGTCACTGTTGTAGAGTATCGAATCGTGATTGACGCTTGTCCACAAGTACACCAAGAAAAATACTATGAAATGCAAACAATGCCACAGCAACAGGAATCGCTGCTGGCACACGCTGGCGGGCTGTGGGCGTTGGTTGACCGTGGCGAGGTCACAACGTCGTCGCAATGGCACAGCGCAATGGCCGAACAGCTGGCCCAGGCGCAGTAATAGCAAGGTGAAGGTATTCAATCGCACCGGATGCTGAAGGCTTGTGCTGGTGGTCTTACGCTgcttcatatttacatatgtttgccGGTATGCTACAGTGGCTTTTACCACTCGAAATCCagttgttttcttattttattggCGATCCAAAGATTTGCTATAGCCGCGCGTTAGCTTCGTACTGACAGTTGTATGTGCCGTTGCAAGCGTGACTTTGCGATTGGTTCGACGCAATCGAAGAATGAATTCATTTCACAATTCCATTAATTTGATTGTTCGTTCCACTTGTCGCAAAGTGTGTCCGCGATGCTAATCACCTTTTTCTGACACTAACTGAGTAATTGCTAACGCCGTTGATTGTCGAAAACTTAGCGACACTGCGCTGGCGACGCCTGCTCCGGAGCAGCGGCAGTGGGTTggatttataaaatatggtttTGTGAATGCTAAGAACAGGTGTTCAAATTTATTAACATGTTTACATTACATTTACATGAGACTTTTATCGAAGGGTATAAGAGCTTAAAAAGAATTAGTTGAAAATTGTGATCAGAGGAATTTCACACTTTATCCATCttagaagcgaagcaaatgggtctggtagtgaacgagggcaagacaaaatatctcctgtcatcaaacaaacagtcgtcgcactcgccacttggctcccatgtcactattgacagtcataacttcgaagtcgtaaataatttcgtctatcttggaaccagcattaactcCAACAATAATGtgagcctcgaaatccaatacagaataattcttgccaataGGTTCTACCTCggaatgagtaggcaattgagaagtaaagtcctctctctacaaacaaagaccaaactctataagtcactcattattctccTACGGGGAATACCTGCCTGGGACAAAGGCATGAACGATAACAACATCTGCttagtcgacgttacgagttttcgagaggaaagtgctgcggaagatttatgctcctttgcgcattggcaacggtgagtatcgcattcgatggaacgatgagctgtactgcagctctgaaaatattcgacgcagtacttgtcggagaagcagaggaagaggaggacctcCACTCTTTTGGATAGACCaggcggagaaggacctggctacacttggaatctccaattggcgccaaacagcaaaaaggaagaacgactggcgcgctgttgtaaactcgccTAAAACCGTGTAAGCggggtctacgccaataaaaaagaagaagaaaaaactctTGTAGATTTCAAAGGCaaagaaaattcatttaatCTAAAATGTTGCTGATTGATTCGTCTTTTGACATGATACCTAGACAACGTCTCTGGATTGATAATCTCTTGAACTTTTCTATTTATAGCCTACCAATAACTGACCACCGAACAGGACAAAGGCTGCGGATAGTAAAATGAATAACCAATAAGCAGTTCCGGACAGATTTAATTGACTGGGTAGGTAAAGTGTCAGAGAGTTTAGGGTTggattgaaattttcataaatccTGAGCGCCGACGTGGCACGATTTTCTTTACAACCGACTCTATTTGAATAAAGCTTAggtttatataagtataagtaagtaaaatctgaaaaaaatcaaaattttcaggATATCCCAGATACTTTGTAAACTCTTAATTTACAACACGATCTTTTATCCTGAGGAACTCCACCACTGTGCGACTAATTAATGTAATGAGCCGTAGTGCAAATAATCTTTATTGAGTATTTCATGTATCCGTATTATTTATACATCCCTCCTTGTAATAgtgaatttttaagttttaattgcATTCTTTGATTAATGAGCCGTCAATGGCGATAACCGCAGCGACTTCATTCAGTTGCTAAACGAACTTTGCCATGCACAAGCAGGTTCCCTTCGTGGTGCGCTTTCACACGAGATTGTTTCAAATCATCGGTTGCTGCGATGTTTCGTGGCAGACACAGCCGCGAGAGAAGAGACTTGCCGAACAACGCTTAGTGGCCTGGACCGTTCTAGTTTTGCTAATATATTCTTTCGTCTTCATAAATACCTTTGTACATCCGTCGGCTTTCCTCTTCACCAGTGAAAGTTTTGGTTACTTCGTAGATGCGCTAAAAGTTTGCTTAGCTTATGTTACAGTGGCCATCATCTATACGGAGACGGTGTTGCGTCGGCATGCCTTACAGCACTTTTGGCAGAGATATGCGTTGCTAAATCCAGCATCAAATCAACAAGTTGAACCAATGAAAATTGATTGGCGCTCACAGTTGAGAGCATATCATCGATTTCTCTACGTCTTCTACGGTATAACGGTGTTTGATTTGATTTTAGAGATTATATATTATGTTACGCGTGCGAAGGACGATCATATGCTACAGTTTTTGCTTATGTTCACAccctatacatatatgatacatTTGCGGAATATGCAAATCATATTCCATATTGTGATTATAAATCATGAACTGGTGAAATTGCGCCACGACATTGGCCTGCTGGCGGAGTATACCCGTTTTACACGTAACACAATGCCTTTCGTGGGTTTCGAAGATTTCGTACGTCAAAAGCTAGCTGAGAAGCAGCTGATATATCAACGTATCTATGAAATGTGCGACTACTTTCAACAGGCCCTTGGCGCTTCAACGATTGCTGTCCTTCTCATGACGTATGTTCGTTTAGTCGTCGACGCATACTTCTCGCTGTACTCGTTTCACACGAAAACCCAGCCTAAGTATATAGGTAATGTAATGAAAAGTTACTTATTTAAAATCtgtcaatcttatatttattcgATAAGTGGAGGTCTAATCAGATTTACAGATTCGTCTAATATAAAGTTAGACAGCGACCTTTTTAAGTTTTGAACCCATAATTGCCTCCACATGCCATAAATTTGTGTGTACATAAATAGGGTTTTATGTCGTTATGAAGTAATTGTGAAAATATTGACTATACTGcggggttttccaataagagtgatacgATTTCTTAAAAATCACGTGAAtcactacgcgcattgaaggctatccgggaaatttattttaacaaccATTTCGAGGATTAGAAAAAACATTGGCAAAAGTGTATTGGGACCaagagggattactttgagcgagacgacatagattttgaagaataaataaggcattttaaaattatgaacaaagtcttactattttttgctcatagtggtAACATTATTCAAATGGCcgccacgacttcttttgcaggaacaaATTAGATGAACCcgattttcgagtacttttttcaCTAAATCAAATCGTGTGTGATGAATAGTACGCtaaatattgacttctaaagcttgaagggagtctggtttattgctaaaggaCAGTGACttcatattttcacaaaatttggcatgggttagtGTCAAAGGCAACGGTATAATCTTCGAAGAAGTTCTTTAGGTcggctatagcatatagcttccatacaaactgattggtaTCCCAATCATTACTCAAActaatcaaaaaaaatcttctgttactaataaatatatttatttattcatttcttATCAATCGTATCAACTGCATCAATCTGTTGTGAGAAATGTCCTTACACTAATTTACAATGCCTTATCACTCATTGACATGCTTCGGTGGATTCACGACACTTTCCAATTCACCACCACACAGCTCACAGTTGAGTTGAAAGCTTCGCAATGGCTATACAAGTGCCCTCCGTTGTGCGTCTACATATACGTTTCTTTCAGTTAATCGGTTGTTTCGACGCCTCTCTGCACGGGCACGCGAAAGTACAAAGAGTCACTGAGCAGCGGCTGGTCACTTTGACAGTACTTCTCTTGCTCTTATTTTTCGTAACGACGGTGAACACCCTTCTCAGACCCGCTGAATTTCTCTACACCGCCAATCGTTTCGGCTATTTCAACGATGTGCTAAAGGTGTGCATTGCCCAGCTGACGGTTTTCGTCATTTATATGGAGACGGTGTTGGGCCGTCATGCGCTTCGGAGCTTTTGGCAGAGATACGcgttgttaaataaaataaccgCCGATAAATTCAAAGGCAATAACGACAACTGGCGTGCCCAGTTGCAGACATATCGACGCTTTCTGTATATTTTCTACGGCATTACATTATTTGATGTGTCAATCGAGGTGGTGTTCCACATCATGCGCCCAGTCAATCGAAATTTGCTCTTGTTTTGGACGATGTTTACACCGTTCATCTATATGGCACATTTTCGGAATATGCAGATAATATTACATATCGAAATTATACGACATGAACTGAAGAAGTTGCGTCACGATATCGGTCTGCTAGCGGCGTATACTAGCTTTGCCCGACGCATAGTACCCTTCGCGGGCTTTGAGCGCTTCGTGCGTCACAAGTTGGCCGAGAAGCAATTGGTTTACCAACGTATCTACGAGATGCTTTACTACTTTCAGCGTGCCTTTAGCATGTCCTCCATGGCGGTGCTGCTGATGATTTATGTGCGAGTGGTCGTCGATGCGTACTTCATGTTTTTGAACAAAAGTTCCGGCTGGCAAATTTTGGGTACTCACGTAAATTATGTTTATCTAAACTCTCATGTTCTCTCTTTATGTTACGACAAGGTTTCATAGTACAGGGATTCTAATTCTTTTAATGGGTTCAAGAGTTTGCGGCTTCTTCAGGTGTTGCcgaatattttctttcagtTAAGCGATTATTCTAGTAGTGGATTCGATAACATGGAGGATGGCggcatgtgtagaagttcacgcaagtgaggaaagttctctgatcgccattcacgtgGGAGTGGgcaaaaacgattcttttacatatggttcaagcagctcagctccggtctttgaccaagtatcctctgggtaacctaagaacatccgtttgaaggcgagctaaagtgagtaGGCGAAGCATcccgttgggtttgggacccgccacataaaaaacccCTCCAATGAACAGtcaaaaacagcctcggatgaggaCGACCATGGCAAGCGAAGCCACcaggagaagcagaggaagagcaagacctccactccgttggtaggaccaggtggaaaaggacctggcttcgattggaatttccaattgtcgctaccttgcgaaaagaagaaacgactggcgcgatgttgttaactcggctataaccgcggaaGTGGtttctacaccaataaagaagaagaaggattcGGTAATGTATGTTTGTCCGTTATACATTTGTGGTATCGAGATCGGTTTAGGAAGCTTCAAAAATGTGTTGGTTCCTATTTACCTGACAGTGTCTGTGTCGTTTACTGCAACTCGGAGGCGACAAgagtatttaatatttcaacatCGACTTCGACCTCGACCTCACCGTCGACCTTTAGCTATTTTTCAAGgatgtttctttatttataggTCATCTAGACCAGATAAAagtgcaattttttaatttgtctaagaaattttatctgatttaataacagtttttaattttctctaaccttttacagaaaatttattGCTGCTGCCGGCGTACTTAGAGATTCCAGCACTTTTATTGACCTCACAAAAGTGCATGAACGAGGTATATATACACCTTTGTATTCCCTTATGGTTTTTGCAATTAA contains:
- the LOC126759072 gene encoding gustatory receptor 8a-like produces the protein MKQRKTTSTSLQHPVRLNTFTLLLLRLGQLFGHCAVPLRRRCDLATVNQRPQPASVCQQRFLLLWHCLHFIVFFLVYLWTSVNHDSILYNSDSFGKFNDLLKFIGIIISHFVILTETILCRRQMQQFLLVYTQLHYKWHGSAGGRAEFVLYRIFFCRSSIFILTVIIVDVTYIQEIGRNRMWVTFFIPFIPSGLICNLRTVQITFFMEILRIEVEHLNRNVERLVLFSEHNVRVKFQKRDQFVRKICAELQAFMECYQDIYEMSTLLKKAVGRSMTCNYIKDYVMILSECYWSYWMVYNGENITEYLLIIPSAVSISLLLITSRNCMRSTNFLAHNIHKIRHDIEDFNISTRLQSFALQMLHQRIIIDGFGFFVLNCDMARDILGSIATYMIFFIQFMPKFKSF
- the LOC126759083 gene encoding uncharacterized protein LOC126759083, whose amino-acid sequence is MNYFSSVLCLFSFLQFLGLNIGEPLFGYENVHIKVHVPEEISHSIHETVIYEPANKITNHHHQQQHRKYPRKSAQTQIRHNQYDNLLEDILLADFKTPTDNTHFEYVKPDDDINEHLSQHTESYSNDYDKAAYKRPVKYINTYKVIEYKEPIKSKNVYPPQHQHKRQHKTKTHNELYKIAESKYLPPTAGEEELRNTVDSIELYHYPVKTQTKSTKPLTHTKLIKYQEKVNDYHSFQSAHNIEPPYYSHNADPSPLAGFKLNTNIYLPPYDTPALSADHTDTAADDLLRPKETLTLPIKEAADFHGPFQTQAFNNGDFKPFIGDMYLPVGEESPITHGAAETYTGIDSYSASHVQGLDYLSNSPYRRWSSFI
- the LOC126759077 gene encoding gustatory receptor 8a-like; protein product: MHKQVPFVVRFHTRLFQIIGCCDVSWQTQPREKRLAEQRLVAWTVLVLLIYSFVFINTFVHPSAFLFTSESFGYFVDALKVCLAYVTVAIIYTETVLRRHALQHFWQRYALLNPASNQQVEPMKIDWRSQLRAYHRFLYVFYGITVFDLILEIIYYVTRAKDDHMLQFLLMFTPYTYMIHLRNMQIIFHIVIINHELVKLRHDIGLLAEYTRFTRNTMPFVGFEDFVRQKLAEKQLIYQRIYEMCDYFQQALGASTIAVLLMTYVRLVVDAYFSLYSFHTKTQPKYIENLLLLPAYLEIPALLLTSQKCMNEVKFIAFELHNIRSSVDNSLISIQIQNFSLQILHQKIRIDGLGISALDGKMLVSIVGSITTYMVFFIQFMPKFKNL